The region CTTTAGTATCGCGGAGTACGTTCGACCTTTACCTCCCTATCCGGGTATTCTTATACGAAGGCATAGTCAGCTTGATCGCCCACATAGTCCGGATTTATTCATTTATTGTCAACATATTTCCGTATGAAAACAAAATTTCGGATTGGACCATGTTTATCATCAAATGGTTTTGAATGCCGTATCTGAAAAATGCTGATTGCGAAGAGACAGCGGCAAGGCGAATACCGCATGGCATGCATGCTGGGGACGTGGCGGAGTGCCTGGCATCCATCGAATACGTGTCGTTCAGGTCCACCACCACGTTTGCATACGGCACGAACTTGCTCTTGGCGAAGGCAAAACGGGCGCTGCTGTTATAACCGATGCGGTTCTTGTCCCATCGCGTCAGGCGTCCGCCCAGGGTGAATGGGCCGGACAGTGTCACGTCGGTGCTGCTCTCTGGTCGCGTTGGCCAATATGGCGGTTCGGATATCCAGCCATGGCCCAGCGCGTGTTCAGGAGACGGCTGCCAGCGGCATTTCAAATTGGCGTGCCAGAATGTGAATATGGCAGCTTCGTTGGCAGGGTCATCATGGTCTTTCCGCTATACTTGCCCCCCGATATTGCCGCCCTTAGCCGAAAACCACCATGGACTTGAGTACCCACGCCGCCGTCGTCAATTGCGAAGCCTATCGCGACGGCAAGAAGATCGCGCATTTCGACATCGACAAGGTGGGCGACTTTCTCGGCGACCCCGATTGCTTCGTCTGGATCGGCATGGCCAGTCCCGATGCCACGGCCATGCAGGCGCTGCAATCGGCGTTTGGCTTGCACGAACTGGCCGTCGAGGATGCGCAGGGCGCGCACGAGAGGCCCAAGCTGGAAGAGTATGGCGACACCCTGTTCATGGTGGTGCACACGGCCACGCTGGACGGCGAGGCCATCGTCTACGGCGAAACCCACGTCTTTCTCGGCCCCCGCTTCATCATCACGGTGCGCCACGGCCCCTCGGCCGGCTATGCGAAGTTGCGCGAACGCAAAGAAAGCGTGCCCGAGAAACTGGCCAGCGGCCCTGGTTACGTGCTGTATTCCATCATCGACTTCATCGTCGACCAGTACCAGCCCTGCATCGACCATTTGCAGGCGAAGTTTCAGCACTATGAATTGCAGCTGTTCAAGCCCAGTTTGAGCGAGGACAAGCTACAGGATTTTTACCAGCTTAAGACGGAACTGCTCAAGCTCGACGCGGCCGTCAACCCGCTGCACGACATCTGCACCCAGCTGATCCGCTTCCATGGCGACATCGTGCCCAAGGAAAACCGCATCTATTACCGCGACATTCTCGACCACGTCAAACGGGTCACGCATACGGCTGGTCAGATGCGCGAGCTGGTCAATTCAGCCATGCAGGTGGCGCTGGGGCAAATTTCGATCCGCCAGAACGAGGTCGTCAAGCGCCTGGCCGCCTGGGCCGCCATCCTGGCCGTGCCCACCATGGTATTCAGCCTGTACGGCATGAACTTCGAATTCATGCCGGAACTGAAGTGGCGCGGCAGCTATCCGGCCGTGATCGTCGTCATCATCGCCGGCTGCTACTGGCTGCACCGGCGCCTGAAGCGCGAGGGGTGGCTGTAGCCGGCAGGTTTAGCCGCTTGCCACCTCGCTTGCCGCCTCCAGTATCAGCGCCGCCACTTCGATGGGGCGCGAGGCCAGCGACGCGTGGCTGGCGTTCAGGGTGATGACTTTCCTGGCGCTCAGGCGCGCCGCCATGCGGTCGGCAGTGGACACCTGGTACCAGCTGGGTTTGTGCTTCCAGGCCGGGTCGCTGACGGTGTCGCCAAAGGTGCTGGCCAGCGGTGCTTTCTGCACCACGCCCAGCACGGCGCCTTCTTCCGCGTCGAGATCCTGGCAAAAGCTGTCATGGTAGTGCTCGGGTTTGACCCACACATGGCGGCTGCCGGCGAACAGGGTCAGCTCGTTGCCGGCGCCGGTGCGAAGCGGTTTGCCCGATTGGCCATAGCCGCGGTGCGTGATGGCCAGCACGCGGTGGCGGCTAGTGCGACACCAGCACCGGCAAGGTCATCTCCTGCAGCACCGTGCGCGTGACGCCGCCCAGCAGCGCTTCGCGCAGGCGCATGTGGCCGTAGCAGCCCATCACGACCAGGTCGCAGTGTCGCTGGGCGGCCATGGACAGCAGGGCCGCGCCCACGTCCTGGCCCGGCGGCGTGTCGTGCTGCAGCACCTCGACGTTGACGCCATGGCGCGCCAGGTACAGGGCCAGGTCGGCGCCCGGCTGCTCGCCATGCGCGGCCGGCTGGGCGTGCGAATTGACGACGGCCAGCGTTACCTGCCGCGCCCCCTGCAGCAGCGGCAGCGCATCGGTGATGGCGCGCAGCGCTTCTGCGCTGCCGTTCCAGGCCAGCAGCGGATGCTGCGCGATGCCCGCCGGCGCGGCGGACGGCGCGTACGGCACCATCAGCACGGGCCGGCCGCAGTGGAGCATCAGGTATTCGGCCGTGCCGGCGATGACGCGCGACGGCGTATCCTGCGCATCGGTCTGGCCGAGGATCAGCAAGTCGCAATAGCGCGCCTGCAGCAGCAGCGCGCCTTGCGCGTCGTCGTCGACGAAGCGCGTCTCGTAACTGCCCAGGCCTTCCTCGCGGGCGATGCGCTCGAAGTCGTGCAAGGCCTCGCTGGCCTGGGTGCGCAGCGCCTGCATCTGCGCCGGCGCGAACTGCAGCGCGTTGACGCCGCCGCCATACGCGTAGCGCGAGATGCCGCTCATGGCCGAGCCGATCAGGTGGGCGCCGTCGGTGACGGCCAGGCGCACGGCCAGGCGGATGCGCTGGGCGCAGTGGCGCGAATTGTCGACGTGGACCAGCAGGGTGGTGTAGGGCATGGCGTTTTCCTCGGTTGTCGCTAGATTGTCGCTAGATTGTCGCTCGGTTGTCGGTGATCAGGTTTGCAGCACGTAGCGGCCCGGCGCATCGCCCAGGTCGGGCCCCATCGCCGGCGGCGCCACTTGCGCGCTCGCGCGTTCTTCCAGCCAGGCTTGCCAGGCGGGCCACCACGAACCGTCATGCTGCGGCACGTCGCGCTGCCAGCTGTCCGCATCGATGTAGGGCGCATCGTGGCGGTGCGTGGCCAGCTGGTAGCTGCGGCGCGGCTGGCCCGGCGGCGAGACCACGCCAGCATTGTGGCCGCCCGAGGTCAGCAAAAAGGTGACGTCGGTGTCGGTCAGCAGCTGCAGTTTATACACGGAGCGCCATGGCGCCACGTGGTCCGTCAGGGTGCCGACGGCAAAGATGGGCGCATCGATGTCGGGCAGGGCGATGTGGCGGCCGGCCGTGCGGTAGCGGCCTTCGGCCAGGTCGTTGTGCAGGAACAGGCGGCGCAGGTATTCCGAATGCATGCGGCAGGGCATGCGCGTGGCGTCGCCGTTCCAGGCCATCAGGTCGCTGTCCTGCTCGTCTTGTCCCAGCAGGTAGTGGCGCAGCTGGCGCGACCAGATCAGATCGTTCGAGCGCAGCAGCTGGAAGGCGCCCGCCATCTGCTTCGTGTCGAGGTAACCCTGCTTCCACATGGCCGCTTCCAGGAAGCTGACCTGGCTCTCGTCGATGAACAGCGACAGTTCGCCCGGCTCCTTGAAGTCCACCTGCGACGCCAGCATGGTGAGGCTGGCCAGGCGCGCATCGCCATCGCGCGCCATGGTCGCGGCGGCGATCGCCAGCAGGGTGCCGCCCAGGCAGTAGCCGACAGCGTGCACCTGCGGCGCGCCCGCGATGCTGGCAACGGCGTCAAGCGCGTCCATCACGCCCAGCTGGCGGTAGTCTTCCAGCGACAGCTCGCGGTCTTCTTCCGTCGGGTTTTTCCAGGAAATCATGAACACCGTGTGGCCCTGGTCCACCAGGTAGCGCACCAGCGAATTGTGCGGCGACAGGTCGAGAATATAGAACTTCATGATCCACGCCGGCACGAACAGCAGCGGCGTCGCGTGCACCGTCGCCGTCGTGGGCGCGTACTGTATCAATTCGATCAGGTCGTTGCGGTAGACCACCTTGCCCGGCGTGACGGCCACGTTCTGGCCTGCCTGGTAACGGCGCGTGTCGGGCGCATACGGCCCCATGGCGGCGCGCTGCCAGTCGGCGGCCGCATGCGCTGCGCCGCGCGCCAGGCTGGCGCAGCCGCTTTCCAGGGCCGATTGCTGCACCACGGGATTGGTCGGCACGAAGTTCGACGGCGCCAGCATGTCGAGCCACTGGCGCACGGTGAACGTGACGACATCCTCGTGGTGCGGCGAGACGCCGCGCACGCCCGTGGTGGCGCGGTGCCACCACTGCTGCTGCAGCAAAAAGCCCTGGTAGACGAGGTTGTACGGCCAGCGCCGCCAGGCCGGGTCGTCGAAGCGCCGGTCCTGCGGCAGCGGCGCGATGCACGGTTTGGCGTCGCCGCCGGTCAGGGCCGATTGCATGGCGTACTGTTGCCAGCGGCCGATCTTCTTCCAGGCTTCCTGTAGCAGGGCTTGCTGCTTCGATGGCGCCAGCGCCAGGTGGCCGAGCCAGTCGGCATACGCGTTGCCCAGCGCGGCCGGCGAAATGCCGCCCGTGAACTTGCCCAGCCAGGCGTTCAGCAGCAGATCCAGGGTGGCGCCTTCCGGCGCGCTTTCCGGATAGCCGGGCGCCGGCACGCCTTGCCAGGCGCTGCCCAGGCGCTCATGTTCCACGTTGTGCTGCGCGTCGCTCGGCTGCGTCTTGCTCATCCGGTGCTCCCGTCATTTTTTTACAGGATAGCAAGAGCTTGTTCAAAAAATTATGATCTACATCAAGTTTGACCGGATGCGTGCCCATGTGGCTTGCCGCCTGATGGCAAGTGCGACTAAAAAAGATTTAATCGAATATCGTAATTTCATTGTTTTTCGTGATGAAATAAAGAAAAGCGATTTATTCGTGAATTTATTTATTGTATTTGGTAAATTTATGTAGCAAAATGCAGTGAGGCAAGACCGGTCACTATGGATGGAGGAGATGGACATGCATACGAAAATGTCGGCAAGCGGCAACGAAGAGGCGGCCAGAGGCTATTTACGCGGGGCAGCCGGGGGCGTGCGTCGTTCTTCCGCGCGGCGCCTGAAGGCAATCGGCTACCTGGCCCTGTTGCTGGCCGTGGTGCCGGCTGCGGCCTGCATCGCCACGGGGCGCGCCGGCGTGCCGGTGCTGTTTACCACCATGTGCGGCGTGGTGTCGTGCGCGGCCGGCGGCCATGCACTCTAGCGCGCGGCCTGCGCTTCCTCGCAGATCCATGCCATGAAGGCCTGCACGGCGGGGCGCGTGGCCGCGTCGGGCCGCGTCACCAGATAGTAGGCAAAGCGCGCGGGCCAGGGCAAGTCCAGCACTTGCACCAGGCGCCCGGCGGCGATCTCCTCCTGCGCGTACAGCTGCGGCACCAGGGCCAGGCCCTGGCCCGCCTCGGCCGCGCGTATCAACAGAAAATCATCTTCGAAGGCCGAGCCGCGCAGCGCCCGCGCCGCATCCTCGCTGTCGTCCGGCGCGCCGTGCGCGGCCAGCCACAGGGTCCAGTCGGCGCGGTCCGTATCGTGCAGCAGCGGGTAGCGCAGGCAATCGGCCGGCGTGGCGATG is a window of Janthinobacterium rivuli DNA encoding:
- a CDS encoding magnesium and cobalt transport protein CorA, with protein sequence MDLSTHAAVVNCEAYRDGKKIAHFDIDKVGDFLGDPDCFVWIGMASPDATAMQALQSAFGLHELAVEDAQGAHERPKLEEYGDTLFMVVHTATLDGEAIVYGETHVFLGPRFIITVRHGPSAGYAKLRERKESVPEKLASGPGYVLYSIIDFIVDQYQPCIDHLQAKFQHYELQLFKPSLSEDKLQDFYQLKTELLKLDAAVNPLHDICTQLIRFHGDIVPKENRIYYRDILDHVKRVTHTAGQMRELVNSAMQVALGQISIRQNEVVKRLAAWAAILAVPTMVFSLYGMNFEFMPELKWRGSYPAVIVVIIAGCYWLHRRLKREGWL
- a CDS encoding universal stress protein, translating into MPYTTLLVHVDNSRHCAQRIRLAVRLAVTDGAHLIGSAMSGISRYAYGGGVNALQFAPAQMQALRTQASEALHDFERIAREEGLGSYETRFVDDDAQGALLLQARYCDLLILGQTDAQDTPSRVIAGTAEYLMLHCGRPVLMVPYAPSAAPAGIAQHPLLAWNGSAEALRAITDALPLLQGARQVTLAVVNSHAQPAAHGEQPGADLALYLARHGVNVEVLQHDTPPGQDVGAALLSMAAQRHCDLVVMGCYGHMRLREALLGGVTRTVLQEMTLPVLVSH
- a CDS encoding PHA/PHB synthase family protein, with amino-acid sequence MSKTQPSDAQHNVEHERLGSAWQGVPAPGYPESAPEGATLDLLLNAWLGKFTGGISPAALGNAYADWLGHLALAPSKQQALLQEAWKKIGRWQQYAMQSALTGGDAKPCIAPLPQDRRFDDPAWRRWPYNLVYQGFLLQQQWWHRATTGVRGVSPHHEDVVTFTVRQWLDMLAPSNFVPTNPVVQQSALESGCASLARGAAHAAADWQRAAMGPYAPDTRRYQAGQNVAVTPGKVVYRNDLIELIQYAPTTATVHATPLLFVPAWIMKFYILDLSPHNSLVRYLVDQGHTVFMISWKNPTEEDRELSLEDYRQLGVMDALDAVASIAGAPQVHAVGYCLGGTLLAIAAATMARDGDARLASLTMLASQVDFKEPGELSLFIDESQVSFLEAAMWKQGYLDTKQMAGAFQLLRSNDLIWSRQLRHYLLGQDEQDSDLMAWNGDATRMPCRMHSEYLRRLFLHNDLAEGRYRTAGRHIALPDIDAPIFAVGTLTDHVAPWRSVYKLQLLTDTDVTFLLTSGGHNAGVVSPPGQPRRSYQLATHRHDAPYIDADSWQRDVPQHDGSWWPAWQAWLEERASAQVAPPAMGPDLGDAPGRYVLQT